In Acidobacteriota bacterium, one genomic interval encodes:
- a CDS encoding Bro-N domain-containing protein, whose translation MSKDTTNPETRIALFQSKEIRRVIHNNEWWFVITDVVAVLTDSVNPSDYLKKIRQRDPALSEAFKGGGQFAPPLGLHFDSPGGRQLFQCWNTEGIFRLIQSIPSPKAEPFKRWLAKVGYERIQEIEDPELGTKRTRALYKAKGYPDDWIEKRMRSIAIREELTGEWKNRGVGEHREYAILTAEISKAAFGVTPSEYAELKGLKRQNLRDHMNDLELIFSMLGEASTTEITRTRDTQGFSRNKQAAREGGTVAGNARRELERKSGRKVVTGDNFLALTEPAKTTKPLTTSKAERKGSKKR comes from the coding sequence ATGAGCAAAGACACCACCAATCCCGAAACTCGCATCGCCCTGTTCCAGAGCAAGGAAATCCGCCGCGTGATTCACAACAACGAATGGTGGTTTGTCATTACCGACGTTGTGGCGGTGTTGACGGATTCTGTCAATCCGTCCGATTACCTCAAGAAGATTCGCCAGCGCGACCCCGCTCTTTCCGAGGCCTTCAAAGGGGGGGGACAATTTGCCCCCCCCCTTGGCCTGCACTTTGACTCGCCCGGCGGACGGCAGTTGTTTCAATGCTGGAATACGGAAGGCATCTTCCGGCTGATCCAGTCCATTCCCAGCCCCAAAGCCGAGCCTTTCAAGCGCTGGCTCGCGAAGGTCGGTTATGAGCGCATTCAGGAGATCGAGGACCCCGAACTCGGAACCAAGCGTACACGCGCCCTCTACAAAGCTAAAGGCTACCCCGACGACTGGATCGAAAAGCGAATGCGCTCCATTGCCATTCGTGAGGAGCTGACCGGCGAGTGGAAGAATCGAGGCGTCGGCGAGCATCGCGAATATGCAATCCTCACCGCCGAAATCTCAAAAGCCGCCTTTGGCGTCACGCCGTCTGAGTACGCCGAATTGAAGGGTCTCAAGCGCCAAAACCTCCGCGACCATATGAATGATCTCGAACTGATCTTCTCGATGTTGGGCGAGGCTTCGACTACTGAGATCACCCGGACAAGAGACACACAGGGCTTCTCCAGGAATAAACAAGCGGCGCGAGAGGGCGGCACCGTGGCCGGCAATGCCCGCCGCGAACTCGAAAGGAAGAGCGGCCGAAAGGTCGTGACCGGTGACAACTTTCTCGCGCTGACAGAGCCGGCCAAGACAACCAAACCGCTGACCACCTCCAAAGCCGAACGGAAAGGATCGAAGAAACGCTGA
- a CDS encoding rhodanese-like domain-containing protein, translated as MYFKQFYLGCLAHASYLIGSDGEAAVVDPQRDVDQYINEAEAQGFKIKHVIETHLHADFVSGHLELAARTGAVIVFGARSGATFPHRAVNDGDEIKFGGVTLRILETPGHTPESISILMIDNEVSPQPQKVLTGDALFIGDVGRPDLAGGRGYSAEQMAAMLYDSLHGKLMKLDDGVEVYPAHGAGSMCGRNISKETSSTVGEQRRFNYALQPMLKDDFVRMMTADLPEAPAYFPRDAEINRTGAAALEELPRPNELAPEEVNALSKQSHMLLDVRSSAAFGNAHVPRALNIALSGQFATWCGTLIGIGTPIVLIADDLAAVDEAVMRLARVGIESVAGYLGGGMHAWDRAELETAAIPQMPVYELHHRIAEGAVPQVVDVRRSGEYNNGHVPGAINVTLAHLEEQLSTLNPKMPTAIICASGYRSSAATSILERHRFTEIYNVVGGTNGWINAGYPVEKPTENSLP; from the coding sequence ATGTATTTCAAACAGTTTTATCTCGGGTGTCTTGCGCACGCCTCTTACCTGATCGGCTCTGATGGCGAAGCCGCGGTTGTCGATCCGCAGCGCGATGTCGATCAGTACATAAACGAAGCCGAGGCGCAGGGCTTCAAGATCAAACACGTCATCGAGACTCACCTGCACGCCGATTTCGTAAGCGGCCATCTCGAGCTTGCCGCACGCACCGGCGCCGTCATCGTCTTCGGCGCAAGGTCCGGAGCGACGTTCCCTCATCGAGCGGTCAACGATGGCGACGAGATCAAATTTGGCGGAGTCACGCTGCGCATTCTCGAGACTCCCGGTCACACGCCCGAGAGCATCTCGATTCTGATGATCGACAATGAAGTCTCGCCTCAGCCTCAGAAGGTGTTGACCGGTGACGCGTTGTTCATCGGCGACGTAGGACGGCCGGACCTTGCGGGCGGGCGCGGCTACAGCGCGGAGCAAATGGCTGCGATGCTTTACGACAGCTTGCACGGCAAACTGATGAAGCTCGACGACGGGGTCGAGGTTTATCCGGCCCACGGCGCGGGCTCCATGTGCGGGCGTAATATTTCAAAGGAGACTTCATCGACAGTCGGCGAGCAGCGGCGATTCAACTATGCGTTGCAGCCGATGTTGAAAGACGACTTTGTCAGGATGATGACCGCCGACCTGCCCGAAGCGCCGGCTTATTTCCCGCGCGATGCGGAGATCAATCGAACGGGAGCGGCCGCCCTTGAAGAGTTGCCACGGCCCAACGAGCTTGCACCGGAAGAAGTGAACGCGCTTTCAAAGCAGAGTCATATGCTTCTCGATGTTCGATCGTCGGCGGCGTTCGGCAATGCCCACGTGCCACGAGCGCTGAACATCGCACTCAGCGGGCAGTTTGCCACCTGGTGCGGCACGCTGATCGGTATAGGAACGCCGATCGTTCTGATCGCCGACGACTTAGCTGCGGTTGATGAAGCGGTGATGCGGCTCGCGCGCGTGGGGATTGAAAGCGTTGCGGGTTACCTGGGCGGCGGGATGCACGCCTGGGATCGAGCGGAGCTTGAGACGGCAGCAATTCCTCAGATGCCGGTCTATGAGCTTCATCATCGGATCGCAGAAGGAGCGGTTCCTCAGGTGGTGGACGTCCGGCGCTCGGGTGAGTACAACAACGGGCACGTTCCGGGCGCGATCAACGTGACGCTCGCGCACCTCGAAGAGCAGCTCTCAACGCTGAACCCGAAGATGCCGACCGCCATAATCTGCGCGAGCGGTTATCGTTCTAGCGCTGCGACGAGCATCCTTGAACGCCATCGCTTCACCGAGATTTACAACGTAGTCGGTGGGACCAACGGCTGGATAAACGCCGGCTATCCGGTTGAGAAACCAACTGAGAATAGTCTTCCCTAA
- a CDS encoding retroviral-like aspartic protease family protein, producing the protein MGEVRTFVTLTNATDQVLVRRGKLKADEVHTYRADALVDTGAVRTVIPPHVAQQLDLAIRGRRVVELADGRKETVGVTEPVEIDIEGRNTIEDALVLGDEVIIGQTVLETLDLHVDCANRRLVPNPAHPDQPVVKIK; encoded by the coding sequence ATGGGGGAAGTACGAACTTTCGTGACACTCACCAATGCGACCGATCAGGTGTTAGTGCGCCGGGGCAAGCTCAAGGCGGACGAGGTGCATACCTACAGAGCTGACGCTCTGGTTGATACAGGCGCGGTTCGCACGGTGATCCCTCCTCACGTAGCACAGCAACTCGATCTCGCAATCCGGGGACGGAGAGTTGTGGAGCTGGCCGATGGGCGCAAAGAGACCGTCGGAGTGACGGAGCCCGTGGAGATTGATATCGAGGGGCGAAATACAATCGAAGATGCGCTTGTTCTCGGGGACGAGGTAATAATCGGGCAGACGGTTCTCGAGACACTCGATCTCCACGTGGATTGCGCAAATAGGCGGCTAGTCCCCAATCCGGCGCATCCTGATCAACCGGTCGTGAAGATCAAGTAG
- a CDS encoding LEA type 2 family protein, which yields MPRAVAAIILVGVSAAHIQAVEDTKPAVRLKGVSVKRIDWKDRTAETELSISIDNPGPAFKLKDMSYRLKLNGQQAGEGKCERGIEVAAHSSTTVNLPGRVDLSALPGVAWGIIAGGFDVHYELETEFTVPFFPLFTPRMKSSIAGDLSLAGTVSGWTAKIKERISRE from the coding sequence ATGCCACGAGCCGTTGCTGCGATCATACTTGTAGGTGTTTCGGCCGCGCACATCCAGGCCGTTGAAGATACAAAGCCCGCTGTTCGGCTGAAGGGTGTCTCCGTCAAACGCATCGATTGGAAGGACCGAACCGCCGAGACTGAGCTTTCGATCTCGATAGACAACCCCGGCCCGGCGTTCAAGCTGAAGGATATGAGTTATCGCCTGAAGCTCAACGGCCAGCAAGCGGGAGAGGGAAAGTGCGAACGAGGGATCGAGGTTGCGGCTCATTCAAGCACAACGGTCAATCTCCCAGGGCGCGTTGACCTCTCAGCACTCCCTGGCGTCGCGTGGGGCATCATTGCCGGCGGCTTCGACGTTCATTACGAACTCGAGACGGAGTTCACCGTTCCGTTCTTTCCCTTGTTCACTCCTAGAATGAAGTCGTCCATCGCCGGCGATCTCTCGCTGGCCGGGACCGTCTCGGGATGGACGGCCAAAATCAAAGAGCGCATATCGAGAGAGTGA